In the genome of Desulfovermiculus halophilus DSM 18834, one region contains:
- the rpsL gene encoding 30S ribosomal protein S12 gives MPTINQLINKQRKKVVATKKRAALQECPQRRGVCVRVYTTTPKKPNSALRKVARVRLTNSIEVTSYIPGEGHNLQEHSVVLVRGGRVKDLPGVRYTVIRGSLDTAGVQDRRQSRSKYGAKRPK, from the coding sequence ATGCCGACCATCAACCAGCTTATAAATAAGCAGCGCAAAAAAGTGGTGGCCACCAAGAAGCGGGCGGCTTTGCAGGAATGCCCCCAGAGACGCGGGGTGTGTGTGCGGGTGTACACGACCACTCCGAAGAAACCGAACTCGGCCTTGCGCAAGGTGGCCAGAGTGCGGTTGACGAACAGCATTGAGGTCACTTCCTACATCCCAGGGGAGGGGCACAATCTTCAGGAGCACTCCGTCGTGTTGGTCCGCGGAGGGCGTGTTAAGGACCTGCCCGGGGTGCGGTATACTGTGATCCGCGGTTCACTGGATACCGCCGGCGTGCAGGATCGTCGGCAAAGCCGTTCAAAATACGGGGCCAAGCGGCCTAAATAG
- the rpsG gene encoding 30S ribosomal protein S7 yields MPRKGPVPKRQVLPDPRFQSKLVAKFTNRVMRDGKKSLAERVVYQAIDELGNQTSEDGLKAFEQAVNNVKPHLEVKSRRVGGATYQVPVEVKPERQEVLATRWLIQASRGRGEKGIVRRMTAELIDAYNNRGGAIKKREDTHRMAEANKAFAHYRW; encoded by the coding sequence ATGCCCAGAAAAGGACCTGTGCCCAAGAGGCAAGTGCTGCCCGATCCACGCTTCCAGAGCAAGCTTGTGGCCAAATTTACGAATCGGGTTATGCGGGACGGAAAGAAGAGTCTGGCAGAACGCGTTGTGTATCAAGCCATTGACGAACTTGGGAACCAGACCAGCGAAGATGGGTTGAAGGCGTTTGAGCAGGCGGTGAACAATGTCAAGCCGCATTTAGAGGTCAAGTCCCGCCGGGTCGGCGGCGCAACCTATCAGGTGCCCGTGGAGGTCAAGCCGGAACGGCAGGAAGTTCTGGCCACCAGGTGGCTGATCCAGGCCTCCAGGGGCCGCGGTGAGAAGGGGATTGTGCGCAGAATGACCGCTGAGCTCATAGATGCCTATAATAACCGCGGCGGGGCGATCAAAAAGCGGGAAGACACGCACCGGATGGCTGAAGCCAACAAGGCCTTTGCCCATTACAGGTGGTAG